A genomic stretch from Acidobacteriota bacterium includes:
- a CDS encoding bifunctional oligoribonuclease/PAP phosphatase NrnA — protein MMDQVLKQIEQREAFVLTSHARPDGDAIGSLLALYQMLRQLGKTSQVVMSDAVPLIYGPLPYADVILHSSQIPDGAPATAIILECDGVQRTRLQGLEGRFLINIDHHNSARNFADVNWIDVNACAVGEMVYELARAANASITPEMATCLYTAVLTDTGAFCYAGTDERAFELAQQLVRRGANPVDIAHHVYFSNPTSKMRLLGNALSNLHREGALAYMHISSAEMERSGGLDEDCEGLVNYALSIQGVEVALFFRELADGRYRVSLRSKGQVNVAAIAEQFGGGGHACASGCAVSGPLSRSLELILAQLGGVFSPGGRGPEATA, from the coding sequence ATGATGGATCAGGTGCTCAAGCAAATCGAGCAGCGCGAAGCCTTTGTACTTACGTCGCATGCTCGACCTGATGGCGACGCCATTGGCTCTTTGCTAGCCCTCTATCAAATGCTGCGCCAGCTGGGGAAGACCAGCCAGGTGGTCATGAGCGATGCAGTACCGCTGATCTATGGTCCACTGCCATATGCTGACGTGATCCTGCACAGTTCGCAGATTCCGGATGGTGCTCCTGCTACGGCCATCATCCTCGAATGCGATGGCGTGCAGCGTACGCGACTCCAGGGCCTCGAAGGCCGCTTTCTCATCAATATTGATCATCACAACAGCGCCCGCAACTTTGCCGACGTGAACTGGATTGACGTCAATGCCTGTGCAGTTGGAGAAATGGTTTATGAACTTGCCCGGGCCGCCAATGCAAGCATTACTCCCGAAATGGCAACGTGCTTGTACACTGCAGTTCTTACCGATACGGGAGCATTCTGTTATGCGGGTACTGACGAGCGCGCATTCGAGCTGGCGCAGCAATTAGTGCGCCGCGGGGCAAACCCTGTTGATATCGCGCACCATGTGTATTTTTCCAATCCCACTTCAAAGATGAGGCTATTGGGGAACGCGTTATCGAATCTCCATCGCGAAGGAGCTTTGGCATATATGCACATCTCGTCGGCGGAGATGGAGCGCAGCGGCGGACTGGACGAGGACTGCGAAGGTCTTGTGAATTACGCCTTGAGTATCCAGGGCGTCGAAGTGGCACTTTTTTTTCGCGAACTTGCAGACGGCAGATATCGCGTAAGCCTACGCAGTAAAGGACAGGTGAACGTCGCCGCAATAGCTGAGCAGTTCGGTGGCGGCGGGCACGCCTGTGCGAGTGGTTGCGCGGTATCTGGTCCGCTATCGAGATCCCTCGAACTCATTCTGGCCCAGCTCGGTGGAGTGTTTTCTCCTGGCGGACGCGGGCCTGAGGCGACAGCCTGA
- the rbfA gene encoding 30S ribosome-binding factor RbfA, producing the protein MVQPRAPKHQRERRVEAFREEIDLILEGELGDPRIGLVAVTEVVLAPGGKMARVFVRVDGDDDEAEQTLAGLNAAKGFIRHQLADRMGLRHAPELVFVIDRSEQYVSRIGELLGRTKRKRKT; encoded by the coding sequence ATGGTACAGCCACGCGCCCCGAAACATCAGCGCGAGCGGCGGGTGGAAGCGTTTCGCGAGGAGATCGATCTCATTCTCGAGGGAGAACTTGGAGATCCTCGCATAGGTTTGGTCGCGGTCACCGAAGTGGTACTCGCTCCGGGCGGCAAGATGGCGCGTGTTTTCGTTCGCGTCGATGGCGATGATGATGAAGCGGAGCAGACGCTCGCCGGACTCAATGCCGCAAAAGGCTTCATTCGTCATCAGTTGGCAGATCGCATGGGACTGCGTCATGCGCCAGAGCTCGTATTCGTGATCGACCGCTCCGAGCAATACGTTTCGCGTATCGGCGAATTACTCGGACGCACTAAGAGGAAAAGGAAGACGTAG